The genomic window ATGATAATTTATTCATCTCTTTAAAATCATCCCGATAAATATACTCCCATCCGGCTTGTTCTAAACGGCGACAGCGATCAATCATCGTTCCTTTCGGTTTTAGATCAAAGTAAGTTTCTGCTACTTCTAAACCAATATTCAGTAATTTTTGTAACCTTTCTTGGAAAGTTTGGTCTGGTAAATTAGGTAACTCTCGATGATAAAATTGTCGATAAAAATTTTCCATCACCCCTAAAAAATGTTCTCCTAATTGATATAATCGTTTATACAATTTTGCAGGATCTATGGAATGATCTTGAGAGGAAATGCCAGCATCTTTTTCTAACTGAGTTAACAATTGTTCAATGGCTTGCCAAGGAGGAGAAATATAGAAATATTGAATGCCAATGGGAACAATGAACACCGTTTCGTTGCGGTTAGCTTTGCGTAAATCTTCTGTACACCAAAACCCTAATTGAGAGATCCCTGGTTCTAAGGGACTAATAATTTCATTATGACCGTTGGTTGCTCCTTCCGGGGCTGCTGCGATGGGAAATTGACTATTGGCAAATAATTCTCTTGCTGAACGTAACCCAGGAATATCTAACTTACTTCTTTGTATGGATGTTCCCCCTAATTGAGAGTATAGCCAACCCACTCCAGAACCTGCCCATAATGGAATCCCTCGGTCATAAATAAAGTGAGAATGAATAGGATTTTTTAAAGTAATTTTCTTGTCTTTTGCTATTTTGGGTAGCAGTTTCCAGACCAAATATCCCATGCAATAGGGATCATTAACACTGGGATGACGAAAGGCCATTAAAAAGCGGATTTTTCCGTCTTGAAATTGTTGATAAAGGTTTGCTAATTGTGCAACATTTTTACCTTCAATATCTTGAATGTTAGTTTGCCATTGTAACCATAAGGGTAATAAAGTTTTGACACTGCGCCAGATCCAAGGGTTAAAATTGGGCGGAATATACTCTAAAGGAGGTTGAGCATGATTTGAATTTTGATTCATTTTATAGTTGATCAAGTTTAGACCTAAGTTCGTCAATTTCTGCTTGGGAATTTTTGGCTTTTAATTTCGCTATTTCTTTTTCTACTTTTTTATTATTTTCTAACTCCATAAATTTTGTTTCTAAGGGATCAGGAATTTTACCCATTACGGCTGATTGGGTTTCTAATTCTAAAATTTGCTGATCAATTCTTTCAAACAGATTATTAGAATTATAAGGGTCGAAGTTTCCTAACACTTCATGAAGTTTTTGGGATGCCATAGCCGAACGAAGTCGAGCGAGATAAAGATTTTTTTTTGTTTTAGCTTCCCGTTCTTTATGTTCAATGTTTCTTAACTCGTTTTTTAGCCGTTCAATAATCTCATTTTGTTCTATCAGTTGGGTTTGAATACTATTCGCTTGTTGTTGATAAGATTGACGTTTAACTAAAGCTTCTCTGGCTAAGGTTTCATTCCCTTTGGACATGGCGAACTCTGCCCTTTCGTACCAGGTTTGGCCTGCTTTTTCATAACGAGATAATTGACGTTCTGCGCTTTTGTGAGTAGCGATCGCTTCTGCTAAAGCCCGACGCATCGCAATCAACTCCTGTTCCATGTGAGCAATGGCATCGTCTAATAATTTTTCGGGGTCTTCTGCTTCATGAACTAAGCTATTGAGATGACCCCTAACAACTCGACTCACTCTTTCTAACCATCCCATTCCTGTTCTCCTATTCTTCTCTTAATTTTGCCTCTAATAACAGTGTATCAAGCTCTTCCGTCTTCAGTAATCCTTAGGAAGTTCTCAATAATAACAATTCAAAACAATTATGACCGATTATTGAAGATTGATCCCTGGGGAAGTTTCTGAATCTAACACGTCTCGTTGTTGAAGTTGTTCGAGATGTTTAACTTGTTTTGGTAATAATTCTTGAGGAAGTTCGTTGACTCCGTTTTGCATTTCTACACGGGTTTTGTGATTGAATCCCAGAGGAATATTAGTTTGATTGGTTTCTTCCATTTTTAACTGTTGTTTAATGGCTTGGCGAACTCGTTCATCTTTAGAAGCGGGTTCGTTAGCGGTAGGAGGTGGTGGGGGTTCAATGGCCATAGTCGGAACCCTTGCTGGTTGGGGGGAGGGAGGCGTAGGACGAGGAATCTCAGCAACGGGAATAGTGGAAGGGGGTAGGGGAGCAGTTTTTGGGGCTTGAGGCACTTTTAGAGGGGTTGTGGCCATCTGATAGTGGTTTGAGGTTTGGGGTTGTAGAGACGGAGGTAAGATGGCGTTAGTCAGGCTTAGAGGCTGATTAACATTAACCACTGTTTCCTTTGGAGTGGGAGTCGAAGGAGTGGTTTTGGCAACGGTTTGAGGAGAGGGTGACCCATTGGAGACGGTACTCAGTGAATCTACCGTAACTTGATCAGGGGATTGTCTAGCAATATTGAGACTTTTGGGGATAGATAAGTTAGAAGCAGAGGGATCAAGGGGAAGATTAGCAGATTCAGATTGTTGAGGGGTTTGCTGAATTTTCCATAACTGCACTCCGCCAATAGTCAAATTAGCGACGATGATCAAAGATAATGATCCCAGTCCCCAAGGGGTGCTTAAGGAGGTTAACCATTCTTTAAACCATAGGAGTAGGGAGTCATCATTTGGGGGTTGAGGTGTTTGGTTTTTTTCCGAAATAGGATAATAAGTCAGATTAATGGGGTTTTCATCTTCATCCATCTCCGTAGCAGTCATGGGGGTTTCTGCAATGATTTCTGCATCTATAGGTTGATCCCCTTGATTATTAGGGAGATTAGGGGACTGAGTAGGATGATTAGGGGCATTCTCAGTAAAATTAGGATTATTATTAGGATTCATGATATTACAGGAATTTTTATTAGGGACTCAAGTAAGGCTTCAATTATTTATATGTTCAGGTTTAACATATTCTAAAGTAAATCACACTTAATTGAGATCCATTCCTTGAACAGTGAACAGTGACCGATAAATTTAACTGATACTTCGACATCGCTTAGCTGTGGAACACGGGATAAAGCCTATCGCCAGACTGTAAGCCGTAGTCATAGAGGACGCAAGCAATCTACTACTCTGCTAGTCTCTGGGTTGGAAGCCAGCACCGTACGCTTGCGTCGGTGTCTGGTAGTTCACTACCAATAACCAGATCACTGATAACTGATCACTGATTTAAGCATGAACCACTTCGTTTTTGGGGTTGACTAATCTTAAGAGTTTTTGTTTGATTTGGGTATCTACTAATTCCCATTTCAGTTTGGTGTAGTCGCTGTTATCGTTACTACCGCCAAAAAATCCCATAGAAATCTCAAACCCCCCGGCCATTTCTCGGCCACCGCCATAATAACGGCCTTGAGGATTTTTCCCTAGGGCTTCTTTAAGAAATTCATCGGGGTCAAGGGTCAGTTTATGGGTGCGTAAAGAACCGATCACCACTTCAATGTCATGATCTTCGTCATGAATAATGCCATAGACAACCGCAGTGTGTATATTTTCCTCTGTCACTAGAAAATCGGCCGCTTGGGGAATAGCATCTCTATCTTCGTACCGTAGATAACCCACACCAGCAATGGAAACGTTATTTTGAATAAGGCGATTTTTCAACGCTCGTTCTATGACATCCATGACACGATGCGATCGCGCTGACTGTAGCACAGCATTTAATAATTGAGGATCATAGACACGAGATAAATAAGCAGCGGCCAGTAAGTCTTGTTCTTGGGCTTGTCGTAAGCCATTGGTATCGGAACGAAGGCCGTGCATTAAGGCTGTGGCACACTTAACATGGGTATTATTGTTACTGTTAAAATCCAGTAGTCCGGCTTGGATATATTGGGTCAAAATAGTGGCCGTTGCCCGAATTTTAGGTCGTAGATCGATAAATTCTGCTTGGATATTCCCTTGTTTACTATGATGGTCAATTACAATCACAATGGGAATTTTAGCCTGTTTGACATAGGGCATTAATTGACTGGTGTTACCTTGAGAGTCCACCAATACGCATCCTTGATAAATCGATAAATCCCGATCTTTGAGGCTATTGGTACTCCATCGTGTTGCTGGCAACCCTGTTAATTTAACTAAGGCAATGTTTTCTTGGTGAGAGAGGGTTCCTGCATAAACAATGTCACATTCTATCTCATAGGGTTGCGCCATTAATTGATAAGCCCAAGCACTCGAAAGGGCATCGGGATCTGGAAAATCTTGAATGACCACAATATGACGCTCACCACGATGATTTTCTAGGGTCTGTTGTAGTTTTTGAGCCAGTTTTCCCAAAGACAGATATTGACTCCCTGTTTCTGTTTCTAATGCCGTATCTGCCCCTATGTTACCTTCTGCTTGACTTAAGGTCGATGGTAATTGGTCTGGTTTGTTATTGTTACCGTTGGGCGTAAGTAAGGGTGATTTCATCTGTTAAGCTTGAGTTCAGGAACGATCTTATTTATTTTATTGAGGTAACTTGAGGTAAAAGTTTACCATTTATCTAATCATTTGTATAACTATAGGTAGATTGATGAAGTGTCAATATAGGTTAATGGAATCTAAATGTATATTTGACTACTTTACTGAGTTTTCACTTACTATCATTCTATCGGATTTTTCATAACGATTCAAGGAACTTAGTTAAAAAATTCTTCTACTGGAAATCTTAGAAAAAATTAAGACTTTCAGGATTTTCAATAGCTTCTTTAGATTTTTAAATAGGGTTTATTAATTAATAATTATTTATTGCTAAAGAACCCTCTCTCAAAAAGGTAGCCAAAGCACACAAAAGCTTTTATCATAGAAATTTCACCAACCCTCAAGGTATCAATGAACCTGAGACTATCTACACTTCTGTTTACGATAGTCTTAAAATTCCTATTGAAAACTATAAAATCTTTATCTTAGTTAATTTTTCTTATTACTCTCTGAACACAGAAACAGAATAGTTTTTTTGTACTTATGTCCTGGTTAATCAAAAAAATCGTCTCTTTTCTTTCGGTTTATTATGCTCATATGCTAGAGTATCGAGCAGAAATCTTTTTTTGGGTGCTTTCTGGTTCTTTGCCAATTATTTTAATGGGAGTGTGGATTCAAGCTGCTCAAGGAGGAGATTTTTCTTTAAGTTCAGTTGAGTTTGCCCGTTATTTTTTCTGTGTTTTTCAAGTGCGTCAATTTACCAATGTTTGGGTTATTTGGGATTTTGAAAAAGAAGTCATCGAAGGAAAATTATCCTTTAAATTATTGTATCCCGTTGATCCCGCTTGGTATCATGTAGCCAGACATATTGCTGAAAAAATAACACGCTTTCCTATTGCTATTTTGATTACCTTATTATTCTTTTGGCTATATCCTCAAGCAGTTTGGATGCCAAAGATAACTAATATTATATTAGGATTAATAGCTGTTGTTTTATCTTTCACGTTAAGGTTTATTATTCAATATACGTTAGCAATGTTTTGTTTTTGGATAGAGCGAGCTAGTGCGGTTCAACAATTTTGGTTTCTATTTGATATCTTTTTATCAGGAATAACAGCCCCTTTAGATGTATTTCCTCCTACTGTTCGAGATATTGTTTTATTGACTCCTTTTCCTTACACGGTATATTTTCCAGCTTCTTTATTTATCAATCGTCCCCTGAATATTATGTTGAGTTTTCTCATTATGTTAGCATGGATTGTTATGTTTTTTGTACTTAATCGTTGGTTATGGAAAAAAGGATTAAAACAGTATTCAGGAATGGGAGCATAACTAACAGTTATCAGAAATTATTGACCTAAAAAATTGTTCATCCTAAACTTGGAAGCCCATGCAAAAGTTTATTGCTATTTTATTAACAACGATATTAGGAATATTATTAATTTTTACTGTCCCCAGTTTGAGTAAAAATTCTTCAGAAATCCTGTGGGATACTTGGGGAATTCCTCATATTTACGCCAAAAATAATACCAGTTTATTTCAAGCTTTTGGATGGTCACAAACGAAAAGTCATGGCAATTTACTATTAAAATTATATGGACAAGCAAGGGGAAAAGCAGCAGAATATTGGGGAATTAATTATTTAGAATCTGATCAATACGTCAGAACAATGGGAATTCCAAAAAGAGCGCAACAATGGTATGAAGAACAAACTCCAGAAATGCGAACCTATTTAGATAGTTTTGCTCAAGGAATTAATGATTACGTTCAACAGCATCCTGATGAAATACAAGAAGACTTAAAACAAGTTTTACCCGTGACAGGAACGGATATTTTAGGACATTTTCAACGGGTCATTTATTTTTACTTTTTAACCAATCCTAGAGAAATTAAAGCCTTACAAAATTTACCCTCACAAGCAGGATCGAATGCTTGGGCGATCGCACCTAAAAAAGCGTTAAATAATCATGCAATTTTATTAGCCAATCCCCATTTACCTTGGTCAGATTTCTATCTCTGGTATGAAGCGCAATTAACCGCCCCTGATCTCAATTTATATGGTGCAACTCTGGTAGGAATGCCTGCTTTAGCCATTGCTTTTAACGATAATTTAGGGTGGACATTTACTTTCAATCCTATAGACGGAGCCGATATTTATCAATTAAAACTACAAGAAGAAAATTATTTATTTAATGGACAATTAATTCCCTTAAAACAAGAAATTGAGACAATTAAAATTCGTCAACCTAGTGGAAACTTTACTGAACTACAAATAGGAATCAAACGATCTATTCATGGCATAATTATTGAACAACAAAAAGACATCGGTTATGCCTTAAGAGTCGCAGGGTTGGATCGCTCTGGCAGTTTAGAACAATTATGGAACATGGGAAAAGCTAAAAATTTAAACGAATTTGAAATAAGTTTAAAACAATTACAACTTCCTTTGTTTAATGTAATTTATGCCGATAAAAAAGAAAATATTATGTATCTCTTTCATGGATTAATTCCCATTCGCTCCCAAGGAAATTGGGAAAATTGGGGAGGTATTATTGCAGGAGATACCTCAGAAACCCTATGGCAAAATTATCATGAATATGAACAATTACCTCGTCTTCTTAATCCTAAAAATGGCTGGTTACAAAATACCAACGATCCCCCGTGGACTAGCACTGATCCCCCTGCTTTAAAAGCAGAAGACTTTCCCCCCTATTTTGCTCCAAAATATCTAGGCCAAGTAACGGATATTTTGCGATCGCAGCGTTCTATTGAATTATTAAACGAGTCGGATCAACTCAGTTTAGAAGACGTAATTAACAACAAATTTTCCTCTAAATTATTGATAACCGATCGCTTGTTAGATATCCTTATTTCCACCACCAAAGCCTTAGCCAACCCCATTGGCATAGAAGCAGCAGAAGTCCTGGAACAATGGGATCGTCAAACCAATCCTGACAGTCGTGGTGCGGTACTTTTTATGTTATGGGCAACTACTTTAGAATCCAAAGGTTTATTCTCCAAACCCTGGAACCCCGAAAACCCCCTAGAAACTCCTACCGGGTTAGCGGATATTAACACCGCAGTCGCCGTGTTAGAAGGCATCGCAGCACAGGTAAACCTTTTGTACGGTTCCCTAGACGTTCCTTGGGGAGACGTGGTGAGAATGCGTGTCGGAGAGCAAGATGTAGCAGCTAGGGGAGGGCCTGGGAAATTAGGAAGTTTTCAGGTTTTAGGCATACAAGCAGCCCCAGATAAGAAATTTCAAGTGATGTCTGGGGACAGTTTCATGATGGCTGTAGAATTTTCTGATCCCATTCAAGCCCAAGGGTTGACAGTATACGGTAATGCAACGCAACCCGACTCATCCCATAGAGGGGATCAATTATCGTTATACCAACAAGGGAAAATGCGTCCTCTCTGGCGCGATCGCTCTATTATTGAACAGCACCTAGAATTAAGAGAAAGTTTCTGATATATCCGTAAAATTACTGAGAAACACCGATTAAAAGTTATACACCAAGTTATACACCAAGTTATACGCTGTGCTAACACCACATGGCTAGATTGTCCCTTTTAATAGAAAGGTCAGTAAATTTAACTAACTACATCTAACCATGAGTCAACACAGAAAAGCCTTATCTAAGTATTTACTTCCTATAGCTTTTACAGGAGTAACAACTATTGGTGTCAACCTCGGTACAGTTTTATCAGCGTCGGCGCAAATTATTGAAGTGCCTTTAGTTCCTCAACAAGAAGGGGAAGTTAACCTATCTGGTTCAGGAATCACTTGTTTGGACTCCAATCAATGTTTAAACGTTCCCAGTCTAGTTGGGCCAATTACTAATATTGAAAGTTTAGTGGATTCCACCACAGGAACTAAGAGTCGTCTTTTTGTTGATAACTTCGGTACCGAGAATACCTATGGTTCGGACAAAAAAACCCAAGTTATATTTGGCATCATTGACTTACCCGGTGGTGGAACAACCTCCCCTGTCGTTGATGCTATGGGAAACCCCATCTACTGGTATCGTCCTTCAGAACGTAAATTAAACGGAGGAACCGAAGAAAAAGGAAACTTAGAAGTGGGAACCTTCAAATTCTCCTTTTCTCCCACTATCCCAGAAATCAAAATTCAATATTTTGATGTAGAAAGTGCTAATACGACTGGTCTTCTGGGAGTGATTGATCAAAGCCAGACTAATGCTACTTTAGTTAGTGGTGAAAACCCAATTTCCTTTAAAGTAGGGGACAAAACTATTTACGAGCAAATTTGGCAGGATGTTAACTTTATGACCATCAAATTAGGGAACGATACTATGCTAGGAACAGGTGATGGGGTTAACTTCATTATTACAAATCGCATTGATAACAATATTGATCCCACTGCAGTACCTGAACCTTTGACCATTTTAGGAGCAGGTACTGCTATGGGTTTTGGTGGTTTCTTCAAGAAAAAACTAGCTAAATCCTCCAAGAAAAAGGATCAGGCTTAGATTTTCCTCGATATTAGTCCTTTTATCTAACTCACTTGCTTTTTGAATCCTGTTAAGCTGCAATCAATAGAAATTTAGCATTCACCTGTAGCTATAATCTAATAACCCTAGTTTCTACCTAAGTTAAGACTATATAAATTAGTCGGCGAAAAGGAGCGATGCCAAGATTTTTGTTAAGATGTAATTAACCAGTAAGATTATTGTTATTTATCGTCTCCAAGTTCCTATGACGAGTGTAATTACAGTCGAAAAAGAAAAATTAGACAATCCCCCTTTAGATATTCATGTTCTCGGCGATCGCGTTCTCCGTCAACCGGCTAAACGTATTGCCAAAGTAGATGATTCGGTTCGCCAATTAGCGAAAGAGATGCTCCAAACCATGTATAGTTCTCATGGTATTGGTTTAGCTGCGCCACAAGTCGCCATTCATAAACAATTAATTGTTATTGACTGTGAACCCGATAATCCAGCTAATCCCCCTCTCATTTTAATCAACCCCAAAATAACCCGTGTTTCTCAGGAATTATGCGTGGTAGAAGAAGGTTGTCTCAGTATTCCTGGAGTTTACTTGGATGTAACACGGCCAAAAACCATTGAAGTCTCTTTTAAAGACGAACAAGGAAAACCTCGCAAAATTCAAGCCACTGATCTCCTAGCAAGAGTCATTCAACACGAGATGGATCACTTGAATGGGGTTATGTTTGTTGATCGGGTAGATAATGACTTAGCGTTAACTGAAAAATTACAAGAAAAAGGCTTTTCTAGAGGAGCAGTTAAACCGATAAAATAATAAATCATTCTTAAGTTTTTAGAGATTTTTTCTGAAAAATCAAATAGTCGTTGTGCAAAAGTATCAAGCTTATTTATTAATGGTTTCTAAAGGTAAGGAGTAAAAGTTGTGACCCCAAAAAGTGGTGTATTTTTATTAGGCTCATGTATCACAGCCATTGCTGGTGTTGGCTCTGTATTTGAATTATCATCAGGAACTCCCGATTTAGGAACCTTGAAAACAGGTGTTATCTTAGCCTTAAGTATTCCCCTAACCGTCTTATTTTTTGTCGTAGCAGTAAAGGATACTAGAGCCAATATGAGATGAGACACTGATGCTAATAGCAAAAAAATATTTTTGTGATCTAAAACTCAAATCTTGTACCTTGTTTAAAGTTAGTCGGTTTAAATAGGCAATAGGAGACAAAAAAATGATTGTATTTTCCCTCCTGCCTAAGCTGTTGTGCATTTAAACAGGGTACTGTACTTAAACCTTTTCTCCCTAACGTAAGTTCGGGACAAGCTAAACGGCCAATTCTATCGTTGTCTGAAAACACCTATTGTCTCGTCTGCTTGGTGCGGTTTGTAACCGTCGTGCGACGACAGTTGGGTCGCATCCGCAGTAAGGGTCTAACTCCTAACTCCGAACTCCGAACCCCGAACTCAGGTTCCCTACGCCCTACTCCCTTGGTTCCTCTGCTCACTTCACAGTAACGCTTATTTTTGTCCAGGTACTTAGTCGGAATTGGGATCAGAATAACTGCGGACACCTAAGTACAAAATTTTTCAAAATTCCGCAATGTTTCCGATTCTTTGGAAAGGCATAATGGGGATGATAAAAGCAAGAGAATGTAATGATTCTTCAACTTTTTTTCCAAATAACTCCTTGTTAGGTTAGTTATGATAACAATGTTAGGTTAATCCATCTAGTAACTATGATTAGTTATAAATCTAAAGTGTGATTGAGATAGAAAAAGATCAATCATACATGATTAGCCTGAAATAAAAACTTTTGTCTATCCTATTCCTGACGTTTTTTCCCTGAACCCTTGAACTTATTACGGAATCATTGACAAATCCTATTTCTTTTATCAAAACTATTGCCTTATTAAAGTAATAAGGAATACATCATGAATGTAACGGATTATACCATCAAGAATTTTGTTTTAGGCTGTGGATCTTCTGAGCCTGTTTCTATTTCTAAATGGTTCAAATACCCTGCATCAAAAATGTTACAATCCCTACGAGATCGCCTGGAGCATCAAGAAATTAGCGATCGCACTTTTGCCCATCGTCTTTGTCGTCTCATCCCTGCTCAAT from Crocosphaera subtropica ATCC 51142 includes these protein-coding regions:
- a CDS encoding glycerol acyltransferase, giving the protein MNQNSNHAQPPLEYIPPNFNPWIWRSVKTLLPLWLQWQTNIQDIEGKNVAQLANLYQQFQDGKIRFLMAFRHPSVNDPYCMGYLVWKLLPKIAKDKKITLKNPIHSHFIYDRGIPLWAGSGVGWLYSQLGGTSIQRSKLDIPGLRSARELFANSQFPIAAAPEGATNGHNEIISPLEPGISQLGFWCTEDLRKANRNETVFIVPIGIQYFYISPPWQAIEQLLTQLEKDAGISSQDHSIDPAKLYKRLYQLGEHFLGVMENFYRQFYHRELPNLPDQTFQERLQKLLNIGLEVAETYFDLKPKGTMIDRCRRLEQAGWEYIYRDDFKEMNKLSSVEKGLGDRIAEEASLRMWHMRLVESFVAVTGYYVKDKPTAERFADTVLLLWDFVAKIKGENPLFRPQLGQQKVFITVGEPLSVSDRFDAYKSNRRQAVTTLTQNLQDALEKLIIHS
- a CDS encoding PspA/IM30 family protein, which codes for MGWLERVSRVVRGHLNSLVHEAEDPEKLLDDAIAHMEQELIAMRRALAEAIATHKSAERQLSRYEKAGQTWYERAEFAMSKGNETLAREALVKRQSYQQQANSIQTQLIEQNEIIERLKNELRNIEHKEREAKTKKNLYLARLRSAMASQKLHEVLGNFDPYNSNNLFERIDQQILELETQSAVMGKIPDPLETKFMELENNKKVEKEIAKLKAKNSQAEIDELRSKLDQL
- a CDS encoding DHH family phosphoesterase → MKSPLLTPNGNNNKPDQLPSTLSQAEGNIGADTALETETGSQYLSLGKLAQKLQQTLENHRGERHIVVIQDFPDPDALSSAWAYQLMAQPYEIECDIVYAGTLSHQENIALVKLTGLPATRWSTNSLKDRDLSIYQGCVLVDSQGNTSQLMPYVKQAKIPIVIVIDHHSKQGNIQAEFIDLRPKIRATATILTQYIQAGLLDFNSNNNTHVKCATALMHGLRSDTNGLRQAQEQDLLAAAYLSRVYDPQLLNAVLQSARSHRVMDVIERALKNRLIQNNVSIAGVGYLRYEDRDAIPQAADFLVTEENIHTAVVYGIIHDEDHDIEVVIGSLRTHKLTLDPDEFLKEALGKNPQGRYYGGGREMAGGFEISMGFFGGSNDNSDYTKLKWELVDTQIKQKLLRLVNPKNEVVHA
- a CDS encoding ABC transporter permease, which codes for MSWLIKKIVSFLSVYYAHMLEYRAEIFFWVLSGSLPIILMGVWIQAAQGGDFSLSSVEFARYFFCVFQVRQFTNVWVIWDFEKEVIEGKLSFKLLYPVDPAWYHVARHIAEKITRFPIAILITLLFFWLYPQAVWMPKITNIILGLIAVVLSFTLRFIIQYTLAMFCFWIERASAVQQFWFLFDIFLSGITAPLDVFPPTVRDIVLLTPFPYTVYFPASLFINRPLNIMLSFLIMLAWIVMFFVLNRWLWKKGLKQYSGMGA
- a CDS encoding acylase; protein product: MQKFIAILLTTILGILLIFTVPSLSKNSSEILWDTWGIPHIYAKNNTSLFQAFGWSQTKSHGNLLLKLYGQARGKAAEYWGINYLESDQYVRTMGIPKRAQQWYEEQTPEMRTYLDSFAQGINDYVQQHPDEIQEDLKQVLPVTGTDILGHFQRVIYFYFLTNPREIKALQNLPSQAGSNAWAIAPKKALNNHAILLANPHLPWSDFYLWYEAQLTAPDLNLYGATLVGMPALAIAFNDNLGWTFTFNPIDGADIYQLKLQEENYLFNGQLIPLKQEIETIKIRQPSGNFTELQIGIKRSIHGIIIEQQKDIGYALRVAGLDRSGSLEQLWNMGKAKNLNEFEISLKQLQLPLFNVIYADKKENIMYLFHGLIPIRSQGNWENWGGIIAGDTSETLWQNYHEYEQLPRLLNPKNGWLQNTNDPPWTSTDPPALKAEDFPPYFAPKYLGQVTDILRSQRSIELLNESDQLSLEDVINNKFSSKLLITDRLLDILISTTKALANPIGIEAAEVLEQWDRQTNPDSRGAVLFMLWATTLESKGLFSKPWNPENPLETPTGLADINTAVAVLEGIAAQVNLLYGSLDVPWGDVVRMRVGEQDVAARGGPGKLGSFQVLGIQAAPDKKFQVMSGDSFMMAVEFSDPIQAQGLTVYGNATQPDSSHRGDQLSLYQQGKMRPLWRDRSIIEQHLELRESF
- a CDS encoding LEVG family PEP-CTERM protein, which encodes MSQHRKALSKYLLPIAFTGVTTIGVNLGTVLSASAQIIEVPLVPQQEGEVNLSGSGITCLDSNQCLNVPSLVGPITNIESLVDSTTGTKSRLFVDNFGTENTYGSDKKTQVIFGIIDLPGGGTTSPVVDAMGNPIYWYRPSERKLNGGTEEKGNLEVGTFKFSFSPTIPEIKIQYFDVESANTTGLLGVIDQSQTNATLVSGENPISFKVGDKTIYEQIWQDVNFMTIKLGNDTMLGTGDGVNFIITNRIDNNIDPTAVPEPLTILGAGTAMGFGGFFKKKLAKSSKKKDQA
- the def gene encoding peptide deformylase; protein product: MTSVITVEKEKLDNPPLDIHVLGDRVLRQPAKRIAKVDDSVRQLAKEMLQTMYSSHGIGLAAPQVAIHKQLIVIDCEPDNPANPPLILINPKITRVSQELCVVEEGCLSIPGVYLDVTRPKTIEVSFKDEQGKPRKIQATDLLARVIQHEMDHLNGVMFVDRVDNDLALTEKLQEKGFSRGAVKPIK
- a CDS encoding Mo-dependent nitrogenase C-terminal domain-containing protein, which codes for MNVTDYTIKNFVLGCGSSEPVSISKWFKYPASKMLQSLRDRLEHQEISDRTFAHRLCRLIPAQCPFERKIELFGYVLLNIPPLCKLNPLYDDLMALRFRALCYLAEEWGEDISQYC